One region of Terriglobia bacterium genomic DNA includes:
- the gnd gene encoding decarboxylating 6-phosphogluconate dehydrogenase: MQLGMIGLGRMGGNMVRRLMRAGHQCVVSDLSPQNVNELAGEGATGSTSLDDFAAKLTKPRAAWIMVPAGDPTEQTVNALAPRFQAGDIIIDGGNSYYKDDVRRSQKLKDRGIHYIDVGTSGGVWGLERGYCMMLGGPKEAVEHLDPIFKTLAPGKGDIPKTPGREKFKSTAEEGYLYCGPSGAGHFVKMVHNGIEYGLMQAYAEGFDIFRNATSAQLPEGHRYDLNLPDIAEVWRRGSVISSWLLDLTAMALAENPTLSEYTGIVQDSGEGRWTVTAALEEAVPADVLTAALYTRFRSRQDHTFAEKMLSAMRQKFGGHIELTPKNEKAS, from the coding sequence ATGCAACTTGGAATGATTGGGCTGGGCCGTATGGGCGGCAACATGGTTCGGCGTCTGATGCGCGCAGGACATCAATGCGTGGTCTCTGACCTGAGCCCGCAGAACGTGAATGAGTTGGCTGGCGAAGGCGCTACAGGATCAACGTCACTCGATGACTTTGCGGCGAAGCTGACCAAACCTCGCGCCGCGTGGATCATGGTTCCTGCGGGCGATCCAACAGAGCAGACCGTGAACGCGCTGGCACCGCGCTTCCAGGCTGGCGACATCATTATTGACGGCGGCAATTCTTACTATAAAGACGACGTACGGCGATCACAGAAATTGAAAGACCGCGGCATTCACTATATTGACGTTGGAACCAGCGGGGGCGTCTGGGGACTTGAGCGTGGATATTGCATGATGCTTGGAGGGCCGAAAGAAGCCGTGGAGCATCTTGATCCAATTTTTAAAACCTTGGCTCCCGGCAAAGGCGACATTCCCAAAACCCCTGGGCGCGAGAAATTCAAAAGCACTGCGGAAGAAGGCTACCTCTATTGTGGACCTTCCGGCGCTGGGCACTTTGTAAAGATGGTGCACAACGGCATTGAGTATGGTTTGATGCAAGCCTATGCGGAAGGCTTTGATATCTTCCGTAACGCAACCTCAGCACAACTTCCTGAAGGTCATCGCTACGATCTCAACCTGCCGGATATCGCTGAAGTCTGGCGTCGAGGTAGCGTGATTTCTTCCTGGCTGCTGGATCTCACGGCGATGGCTCTGGCGGAAAATCCCACGCTTTCTGAGTACACCGGCATTGTGCAGGATTCAGGCGAAGGCCGCTGGACCGTTACAGCAGCGCTGGAAGAAGCTGTTCCCGCAGATGTCCTGACCGCAGCGCTTTACACGCGCTTCCGCTCGCGACAGGACCATACTTTCGCTGAGAAGATGCTGAGCGCCATGCGGCAGAAATTTGGCGGCCACATTGAGCTGACCCCAAAAAACGAAAAAGCTTCCTGA
- the pgl gene encoding 6-phosphogluconolactonase encodes MGVEIKIAPDAVTLAREAAQEFHRAAEAAVQERGRFSVALSGGNTPRAVYSLLASEHKQLPWDHIHIFFGDERHVPPDHPDSNFRMASESLLSKVPIPEKNVHRIHAELDAEAAAAEYEHQLINFFHLGNHDWPGFDLIFLGIGEDGHTASLFPGSKALSKASRRVTANWVEKFKTFRITLTFPVLNNAAEVVFLVSGAGKAQILSQVLRPGTSEFPAQSIHPENGRLLWLIDQDAGSLLPVNRVP; translated from the coding sequence ATGGGAGTAGAGATCAAAATTGCGCCTGACGCTGTTACGCTTGCGCGTGAAGCAGCGCAGGAGTTTCATCGTGCGGCAGAAGCTGCGGTTCAGGAGCGAGGACGATTTTCGGTCGCGCTATCGGGCGGCAACACGCCTCGCGCTGTATATTCCCTGCTAGCCAGCGAGCATAAGCAATTGCCGTGGGACCATATCCACATCTTCTTCGGAGACGAGCGCCACGTTCCGCCGGACCATCCTGACAGCAACTTTCGCATGGCCAGCGAGTCACTCTTGAGCAAGGTGCCAATTCCTGAGAAGAATGTACATCGTATTCACGCCGAACTGGACGCTGAAGCAGCTGCAGCAGAATATGAGCACCAGTTGATTAATTTCTTCCATCTGGGCAATCACGACTGGCCGGGGTTCGACCTCATTTTTCTTGGGATCGGTGAAGATGGCCACACTGCTTCACTTTTTCCGGGCAGCAAAGCGCTGAGCAAAGCATCCCGCAGGGTAACGGCAAATTGGGTGGAGAAATTTAAGACTTTTCGCATCACGTTAACTTTCCCAGTTCTGAACAATGCTGCCGAGGTGGTCTTTCTCGTCTCCGGCGCCGGCAAGGCGCAGATTCTCAGCCAGGTGCTCCGTCCGGGAACCAGCGAATTTCCCGCTCAAAGTATCCATCCGGAAAACGGCCGATTGCTGTGGCTGATCGACCAGGATGCAGGCAGTTTGCTGCCAGTTAACCGTGTCCCTTAA
- a CDS encoding HAMP domain-containing protein: MKFVALRRLSTRLAIKQTVTFALLVVILAWSAYALLTRRIYGQLDDELQDRAISVRSMLQIRAGSVKWLNAEADPEVRAQFERSMRYYELLDDEGHTLDISHAMAALHLPVSSAEPSSDHSVWQSITAGNTHIRILDVPVLGLAGRHYLLRVGTSLDQTDEDCWRLRMFLFALIPFIILAHAVNALIMTSYSMRRLEQAAAAAKQITAFDLSTRLPVTGTGDEVDELSTSLNAMIARLQSSFQRMTEFLRTLSHEIRQPLTVLRSETEQALRLGNNETNYRDTLSKQLEHVELLARTVSDLMELAQSESEQIKLNREKEDLSELVQTAVDGMRGQAGERGIQISGTVQQNVIGAFDAGQIWRLLLNLLDNAIKFNHRGGSVDVVLSVHNDVAIISISDTGSGVAPDEQVHIFERGYRSSSARKSHVPGTGLGLHFARSIAEAHGGHIEVSSSSGKGSCFRVSLPLLNASSLGESLTPSVQRDAPIN; the protein is encoded by the coding sequence ATGAAATTCGTGGCTTTACGCCGGCTCAGTACCCGGCTTGCAATAAAACAGACAGTAACATTCGCGCTCCTGGTCGTAATACTGGCCTGGAGCGCTTATGCTCTGCTGACTCGCCGCATTTATGGCCAGTTGGACGACGAACTGCAGGACCGCGCTATTTCCGTCCGCAGCATGCTACAGATTCGCGCCGGCAGCGTAAAGTGGCTCAACGCAGAAGCTGATCCGGAAGTACGCGCCCAATTTGAGCGTTCCATGCGGTATTACGAGCTGCTGGACGACGAAGGCCATACGCTCGACATTTCTCATGCAATGGCGGCCCTGCATCTTCCGGTTTCTTCAGCGGAACCTTCATCCGATCATTCCGTATGGCAAAGCATCACGGCGGGCAACACGCACATACGCATTCTCGATGTCCCGGTTCTGGGCCTGGCGGGGCGGCATTATCTTTTGAGAGTAGGCACGTCTTTAGATCAGACGGATGAAGATTGCTGGCGTCTCCGCATGTTTCTGTTTGCCCTGATTCCCTTCATCATTCTGGCGCATGCCGTGAATGCATTGATCATGACGTCTTATTCCATGCGCCGCCTGGAACAGGCGGCAGCCGCGGCAAAACAGATCACCGCTTTCGATTTGAGCACCCGGCTTCCGGTAACTGGCACTGGTGACGAGGTTGATGAGCTCAGCACCTCTCTCAATGCCATGATTGCGCGGCTGCAAAGCTCATTCCAGCGGATGACGGAATTTCTGCGGACTCTTTCCCATGAAATCCGGCAGCCGCTTACCGTTTTGCGATCGGAAACGGAACAGGCGCTTCGGCTCGGCAACAATGAAACGAATTACCGCGACACGCTTTCCAAGCAGCTTGAGCATGTGGAACTGCTGGCGCGGACGGTTTCAGACCTGATGGAACTGGCCCAATCGGAAAGCGAGCAAATCAAGCTGAATCGGGAAAAGGAAGACCTCTCCGAACTGGTCCAGACAGCGGTTGATGGCATGCGCGGACAGGCGGGAGAGCGTGGAATCCAGATTTCTGGGACAGTGCAGCAGAACGTGATCGGCGCATTCGATGCGGGCCAGATCTGGCGGCTGTTGCTCAATCTTCTGGATAATGCAATCAAGTTCAACCATCGCGGCGGAAGCGTTGACGTGGTTTTGTCCGTTCATAACGACGTTGCCATTATTTCGATCAGCGATACCGGAAGCGGCGTTGCGCCCGATGAGCAGGTACATATCTTCGAGCGTGGTTACCGTTCCAGTTCAGCGCGAAAATCCCACGTTCCCGGCACCGGCTTGGGACTTCATTTCGCCCGCAGCATCGCGGAAGCTCATGGCGGACACATTGAAGTGTCTAGCTCATCGGGTAAAGGATCATGCTTTCGAGTATCGCTGCCACTGCTGAATGCTTCCTCACTGGGTGAGAGCTTGACGCCCAGCGTACAGCGCGACGCTCCCATCAATTAA
- the zwf gene encoding glucose-6-phosphate dehydrogenase, translating to MPQLERELPALDKPPSGSPPPTGPCVMVIFGGTGDLTSRKLFPAIYNLVKSKLLSSDFAIVGVGRNDYTREQYQKIMGDNLDKFATSKVDPKLRDWMIQRVFYAGGEFHDAGLYTRVGKILAEIDEKCNTKGNYFFYLATSPTFFGEIVEHLGAAELACEKDGHWRRVVFEKPFGNDLESAKALNRQVSKVLTEQQIFRIDHYLGKETVQNILVFRFSNGIFEPIWNRRYIDHIQITVAETVGVEKRGGYFDMAGTLRDMVPNHLFQLVSLTTMEPPISFNSTAVHDEQAKILHALQPFSEEDVLHCAVRGQYGAGVISGERVPAYRAEEGVPPESKTETFVALRLMIDNWRWAGVPFYLRTGKRLPTRHTEVAVQFKRAPLVLFRDTPVNSLDANQLIIHIAPDEGISLRFGAKIPGAQMKVGEVEMDFNYADYFGTTANTGYEVLLYDGIMGDQTLYQRADMVEAGWTVVDPIIDVWKALAARNFPNYAAGSWGPEEATDIIARDGRSWRKIESE from the coding sequence ATGCCTCAACTAGAAAGAGAATTGCCGGCCCTGGACAAGCCACCCTCAGGTTCTCCACCGCCCACAGGCCCTTGCGTGATGGTCATTTTTGGCGGAACTGGTGACCTTACTTCGCGCAAGCTCTTCCCTGCCATCTATAACCTGGTCAAGAGCAAGTTGCTTTCTTCAGATTTCGCGATCGTCGGAGTTGGCCGCAACGATTACACCCGCGAGCAGTATCAGAAGATCATGGGCGACAATCTTGATAAGTTTGCGACGAGTAAAGTTGATCCCAAGCTTCGTGATTGGATGATCCAGCGGGTCTTCTATGCGGGAGGCGAATTTCATGATGCCGGACTCTACACTCGAGTCGGGAAAATCCTGGCTGAGATCGACGAGAAGTGCAATACAAAGGGAAATTACTTCTTTTATCTTGCCACCAGCCCAACTTTCTTTGGCGAAATCGTTGAGCACCTCGGCGCTGCAGAACTGGCCTGTGAAAAAGATGGACACTGGCGGCGAGTGGTTTTTGAAAAGCCGTTCGGTAATGATTTGGAATCGGCCAAGGCGCTGAACCGCCAAGTCAGTAAAGTGCTGACTGAACAGCAGATTTTCCGCATTGACCATTACCTTGGCAAAGAAACAGTCCAGAACATTCTGGTTTTTCGTTTCAGCAATGGCATTTTTGAACCTATCTGGAACCGCCGCTACATTGACCACATACAGATCACGGTGGCGGAAACTGTTGGCGTGGAAAAACGCGGCGGCTACTTTGACATGGCAGGAACGCTCCGTGACATGGTGCCTAATCACCTCTTCCAGTTGGTCTCACTCACAACCATGGAACCACCGATTTCATTTAACTCAACGGCTGTCCATGATGAGCAAGCAAAAATATTGCACGCCTTGCAGCCGTTTAGTGAAGAAGATGTTTTGCATTGCGCGGTTCGCGGCCAGTATGGCGCCGGTGTCATCAGTGGCGAGCGGGTCCCGGCGTATCGCGCAGAAGAAGGCGTCCCGCCGGAATCGAAAACCGAAACGTTTGTCGCGTTGCGGCTGATGATCGATAACTGGCGCTGGGCCGGTGTTCCTTTTTACCTCCGAACAGGCAAAAGGCTGCCGACGCGCCACACTGAAGTGGCAGTCCAGTTCAAACGTGCGCCGCTGGTTTTGTTTCGCGACACGCCGGTCAACAGCCTGGATGCCAATCAACTCATCATTCATATCGCCCCGGACGAAGGTATTTCGCTCCGCTTTGGAGCCAAAATCCCCGGCGCACAAATGAAGGTCGGTGAAGTAGAGATGGACTTTAACTACGCTGACTATTTCGGTACCACAGCCAATACCGGTTACGAAGTGCTTCTCTATGACGGAATCATGGGCGACCAGACTCTCTACCAGCGCGCGGACATGGTAGAAGCAGGCTGGACCGTGGTTGATCCGATTATCGATGTATGGAAGGCGCTGGCTGCGCGCAATTTCCCAAACTACGCTGCCGGATCGTGGGGACCGGAAGAGGCTACCGACATCATCGCCCGCGACGGCCGTTCCTGGAGAAAAATCGAGTCCGAATAG
- a CDS encoding response regulator transcription factor: MRILVIEDEPKVARTLVKGLEADHFAVDLAGDGEEGLQLATEIDYDGIILDWNLPKLDGLTVLRKLRKSGSNMRILLLSARKDVSDRVCGLQAGADDYLVKPFSFEELLARVHALLRRPQELLDKLSVEDLELDRMRHMVTRGGKPINLTQREYAVLEYLMRNAGRTVTRTMVVEHVWNLGFEGLTNIVDVYINYLRAKIDHGYEKPLIHTARGVGYMLSSASQ; this comes from the coding sequence ATGCGCATATTGGTTATTGAGGATGAGCCTAAAGTAGCACGCACACTGGTGAAGGGTCTGGAAGCGGACCACTTCGCTGTCGATCTGGCTGGGGACGGAGAAGAAGGTCTCCAGCTGGCAACCGAGATTGATTATGACGGAATCATTCTCGATTGGAATCTTCCTAAACTTGACGGTCTAACCGTTCTTCGCAAATTACGTAAATCCGGGTCCAATATGAGGATCCTGCTCCTGAGCGCGCGCAAAGACGTTTCCGACCGTGTTTGCGGCCTGCAGGCGGGTGCCGACGATTATCTTGTAAAGCCATTTTCGTTCGAAGAGCTGCTGGCCCGGGTCCACGCTCTTCTGCGTCGTCCCCAGGAATTGCTGGACAAGCTCAGCGTGGAAGACCTGGAGCTTGATCGCATGCGGCACATGGTGACGCGTGGCGGCAAGCCGATCAATCTTACGCAGCGTGAATACGCCGTGCTGGAATACCTGATGCGCAATGCCGGCCGCACTGTTACACGCACCATGGTGGTAGAGCATGTCTGGAACCTGGGTTTTGAAGGGCTTACCAACATCGTGGATGTTTACATCAATTATCTCCGCGCCAAAATTGATCACGGCTATGAAAAGCCACTGATCCATACCGCTCGTGGCGTAGGATATATGTTGTCATCAGCTTCCCAATGA
- a CDS encoding radical SAM protein produces the protein MESLFPHSEPQVPFIGIARLAAKGEAISEGHNVEYISLENRSMLTRCDSPRMPFSWQINPYRGCEFACKYCYARYTHEFMEMHDGLDFERKIYVKKHSAWLLRQELKQVRPGQSIAIGTATDPYQPAERKFGITRAVMEELARHDGLSLGLVTKSDLIVRDLDLLQQISARNRLSIHVTITTTKTDLARILEPRAPRPDLRFSAVKKLSAAGISTSVNCAPILPGITDSPKDLESVVRSAAAAGATSVAAIPLFLKPCSAKVFMPFLQEHFPQLVTLYKARYSDRAFLPVDYKKRVSALVNKLCRRHGIGVRNHDSGVRTSGGGLSRQLNLFAP, from the coding sequence ATGGAGTCCCTCTTCCCGCATTCCGAACCCCAAGTTCCCTTCATCGGCATTGCGCGCCTAGCAGCCAAGGGCGAAGCAATTTCTGAAGGTCACAACGTCGAGTACATCTCCCTTGAAAATCGCAGCATGCTCACGCGCTGTGATTCGCCGCGGATGCCCTTCTCCTGGCAGATCAATCCCTATCGAGGATGCGAGTTTGCCTGTAAATACTGTTATGCGCGCTATACGCATGAGTTTATGGAGATGCACGACGGGCTGGATTTTGAGCGCAAGATCTACGTGAAGAAGCACAGCGCATGGCTGCTGCGGCAAGAGTTGAAGCAGGTGCGTCCGGGCCAAAGCATCGCCATCGGCACGGCCACAGACCCGTATCAGCCTGCTGAGAGAAAGTTCGGGATTACCCGCGCCGTGATGGAGGAGTTGGCGCGGCATGATGGGCTTTCTCTTGGACTGGTAACCAAGTCGGACCTGATCGTGCGCGATCTTGATCTGTTACAGCAGATATCCGCCAGGAACCGGCTCAGTATCCACGTAACTATCACGACAACGAAGACTGATCTCGCGCGCATCCTGGAACCACGAGCGCCTCGGCCTGATTTGCGCTTTAGCGCAGTAAAGAAGCTTTCGGCAGCCGGAATATCCACAAGCGTGAATTGTGCGCCGATCTTGCCCGGCATCACCGACTCTCCAAAAGACCTGGAAAGCGTTGTTCGTTCCGCGGCCGCGGCCGGCGCAACATCAGTCGCCGCCATACCGCTGTTCTTAAAACCATGTTCCGCAAAAGTATTCATGCCTTTTTTGCAGGAGCATTTTCCTCAACTTGTAACCTTGTACAAAGCGCGCTACTCTGATCGCGCTTTTTTGCCTGTTGATTACAAGAAGCGTGTTTCAGCGCTGGTGAACAAGTTGTGCCGACGGCACGGTATCGGTGTCAGGAACCATGATTCTGGCGTTCGGACATCGGGAGGAGGCCTTTCCAGACAGCTCAATTTGTTTGCGCCGTGA